GCAAAATCTGGCTGAATTTCCCCATCTACCACCATATTAGGGTATTTCTTATGTAAAATCTCTACCGCTTTAGCTACCTTTTGGGAGGTCTCGGAAATACTAGAAAAATTCTCGTAAGACAACATCGCTATTCTTGGCTCTATGGCAAAAGATTTCACGGTAAGCTCCGACATTTTAGCAATATTAACTAAATCTTCCGCGGTAGGGTTTTTGTTAATGGAAGTATCCGCAAAAAATCTCGGCTTTTTCCCTGAAAGTATCATCATCATAGAGGCCACCTTATCCACGCCCGGCTCTTTTTCTATCACTTCCAAAACAGGCTTCAGTACAGAAGAATAATTCTTTGAGAAACCAACAATCAGGGCATCAGTATCACCGTGTTTCAGCATTAAAGGTCCGAAATAATCTCTGTTTCTCACAAACCTTTTGGCTTTATACTCGTTGATTCCTTTTCTATTGCGTAGTTTCCAAAGGGTTTCTCGGTACTTTCTTCTGTTCTCTTGCTGCTCCTCATCGTTAGGGTCTACAATCTTGACATTAAGCTCTATACCGAACTCCTTCATCTTCTCTTTGATGAGCTTTTTATCTCCCAATAAAATAGGCTCTGCAATGCCTTCTTCGTAAAGGATTTGTGCCGCTTTAATCACATTGTACTCTTCCCCATTGCCTAGTGCTACCCTCTTAGGATTAGAACGAGCCCTATTCTGCATCATTCTGATGAGTTTTTCATCTTTGCCCATTCTGTCTAAAAGATGATTTTCGTAGGCTTCAAAATCTTCTATGTTTTTTCTAGCAATACCGCTTTCCATTGCAGCCTTTGCTACTGCCACGGACACTCTAGTTATTAACCTATTATCAAAAGGTTTCGGAATGAAATAATCTCTACCAAAGCTCAACCCTTTAAGGTTGTAAGCCAAAATAACCGCTTCTGGCACTGGCTCCTTCGCCAAATCTGCAATCGCTTTTACGGCAGCGAGTTTCATTGCCTCGTTAATCCCTTTAGCCTGAACATCTAATGCTCCACGGAAAATGTACGGAAAGCCTAAAACATTGTTCACCTGATTAGGATAATCGCTTCGTCCAGTTGCCATAATTACATCACTTCTGGTGGCTTTAGCTAAATTGTAGTCTATTTCTGGCGTTGGGTTTGCCAAACCGAATACAATAGGATTTTCTGCCATAGAACTCAACATTTCTGCCGACATTACATCGCCTTTGGATAGCCCTACAAAAACATCGGCTCCTTTAAGAGCATCTTCTAAAGTTTCTAAATCGGTTTCGGCTACAAAGTCTAGTTTTTCAGGCGTTAAGTTTTGTCTTTTGTGATTGATAACGCCCTTGCTATCGCACATCAAGATATTTTCTTTTCTAAGCCCTAGCTCCATATAAAGTTTGGTACACGCTATGGCTGCCGCTCCTGCCCCATTTACCACGAGTTTTACATCTTCTATCTTCTTCCCTGCCAACTCTAGTGCGTTGATGAGCGCCGCCGCAGAGATGATTGCCGTCCCGTGCTGGTCGTCGTGCATTAGCGGAATATCTAGCTCTTCCTTTAGTCTTTGCTCTATATAGAACGCCTCTGGAGCTTTGATGTCTTCTAGGTTGATACCGCCAAAAGTTGGGGCTATCGCTTTTACAATCTGAATGAATTTATCTGGGTCTTTCTCGTCTATTTCAATATCAAATACATTGATGTCTGCAAAGATTTTAAATAGCAACCCTTTGCCTTCCATCACGGGTTTAGAAGCCTCTGCACCTATATCTCCTAAGCCTAAAACGGCTGTTCCGTTAGAAATTACTGCTACTAGATTGCTCTTCCCGGTGTATTCGTAAGCCATTGCAGGGTCTTTTTCTATCTCAAGGCAAGGCTCTGCCACCCCTGGTGAATACGCCAAACTTAAATCTCTCTGTGAGGAGTGTGGTTTTGATGGGATTACTTCTATTTTACCTTTAGGCTCTGCTCTATGATAATCTAAAGCGGCTTGTCTAAAGTTTTTTTCGTCTCTATTGGTTTTACTTGACATATAAATCGTTATATAATTAAGTTTAAATTTCTAGTATGTATTTTTTGTGATAATTTACCAAACTTTCTATGGGTCTTTGCACGATAGTCCCTACCCTAAGATTGAGTTCTGCCGCTGCTGCTCTTAAAGAATCTTCGTACACATAAGCTATGGAGCCTATAAAATTAATTTCGGCCTCTTTGGCTTCCTTGTAAGGCAACACGTGATAGTCTAAAAAGTTTTTCATTTCGTCAAAGACCAAATTTTGTAGATAGGGGTGCAGCTTTCTTTCGGCAATGAACTGATTAAAACTGGCTAAATAGGCATTAGCTCTAGGGTTATGATACATATTTTTAATCGCCTCTTCTATACTTAGGTTATAGGTATCTACAAAATCCTGATGCAAATCGGCAGGGAGCTTCTTCATAAAAAATCGTCTTAAAAGGTGCTTCCCTAAAGCACTGCCACTCCCCTCATCACCGATTAAAAACCCTAAGGAGGGCAAATCGCTTCTCACATTTGTCCCATCAAAATAGCAAGAGTTGGAGCCTGTACCCAAAATACAAACAATGGCAGGTACGCCTCTATAAGCGGCATAGGCTGCTGCTGTAAGGTCTTCGCTCACTACTATTTTTGCATTGGTAAATACCTTTTTTAGCTGCTGCTCTACCACCGCCTTATTCTCTGCAATGCCACACCCCGAGCCATAAAAGAATACTTGGGTAACGCTAGACTGAAGTTGGCTTAAATCCTGATTTTTCATAATTTCTTTCGGAATTAAATCAATCTGAATGATATTAGGATTAAAACCAATGGTTTCTGTCTTGAGTTTGAAACTTCCGTTGGGGTTAAGAATTACCCAATCACATTTTGTGGAACCTCCGTCTACGATAGCAATCATATTATAATAAAATTGACGGGCTAAGTTAGGAAATATATTTTAAAACGCACTGAACCTTACAAGAAATTCTGTCAAATAGAATAAATTGATATTTGACTTAGTAATAAAAATTGGTGGGATACAAAACCATCAATTACTACTCCAAAAATCAAACAAGAGATAGAAGCCCCAACCTAACTACCTGCCGCTAAGCCACACACTTGCTAACGGCTGATTTTCCCTCTGTACTCGTACGACATTTTTAACCTTTTTGTTTCTAATAAGTATCCTAAAATATGGGAATTTACCATTTATTGATAAATCTTTTCCATTGTTACCTTTTCTAAATTTAATTATTTCGAATTGCTCTGGATTAAACTTATGTAAAAATGTTATAGGTACTCCCATCCCCCCATCATAGTCCAAAGGAATATCTTCTGTTTTATCTACATTGATACCATCATAATTATCATATTTTGGATATTTATTTTCATTCCCGAAATACGTTTTTGTTAGTTTAATATCTTCGTGTCTTTTAAAATTGTCTAAATTGGTTAACCATAAACAATTATTTGGAGATACGATTCTATTTCCAAAATCATCTATTCTAGCTTCTGTACCATATAATTCATAGTGTTCTGGTACAATAAAGCCAGAGATTCCTCTGCCAAGATTTATTCCTAGCCAAGCTTTATTTTCTTTAATTAACTTAAAAATTTCCTTATAAGTGATGGCATTTATATTCCCAATAATTAGAAATTTTTTATTGTATTTAATCAATTGCTCCACAAATTCTCTAAATAGGGAAAAAGGAGGATTAGTAACAACAATATCAGCCTGTTTTAATAACTCTATACTTTCAGAGCTACGAAAGTCACCATCTCCCTTAAATGATTTTACTTCAATTGGTTTATTCTGTCCTAAATATTCAAAGAAAAATCCATTCTTCACATTGGTTGCGCTAAACAAATCTGTTTCTTGCCTCTGGTAGCAGGCCGTTATCAATCTTCTAAGTCCTAATTCTTTAAAGTTTGAAGCAAAGTATTTGTAGAAATTACTTACTCTTGGGTCATCACAATTACAATAAACCACTTTATCTTGAAAATGGCTTTTATAATGTTGTAATTCACTTTCTATATCACAAAGCTGTGTATAAAACTCATCACTTTTAGATTTTTTTGCTTTTTGTAATAATTTATTTGTTGCGTTTCTTGCCACTATTCTTTGCTTATTTATTTTTGGTAATTTGATTAAATAAATCGCTCCCTAATACCTTAAGAGAGGTTTTTGAAATTGTAAGCATAATATCAAACATCTCCTTATTATCCCACTTTTCTCCTTTTCCTTGTGTATAAATAGATGTTGCTTGGAGCATAATTGTTTTATCCTTGTGTTTAATAAATTTATTTACACATAAATTGGTGTTAATAGGCATTCCGTAATTTGCAGCAGTTAGCCTATCCAATCTGTTTAATATCCCTGAATTGTATTCAAGTCTTACTATTCTTCCATCTGGTCTTTCAATTGACACAGTTTCTGTTAAAAAATTAGAGCCTTCTAAAAACAAAACATAAGGAAAATGAGATTCTAAAAGCATAAAATTGGCTATTTCTGATATATTCTTATGCGATCTTTCTATCGCATTTCCTGCCGCCATCAAATCCTGATTATTAGCCTTACCAACCAACCTTCCTTTCCTAATATTTTCTATATCTTTACCCTGATGTTTAGCTTCTGACACTAAAATTATCCTCCAATTGCCATTATCATCTTTCACTTCAATTATTCCTCCATCGGGTTTAACGCTTGAATTTGGAACAAAGAGGGTCTGCCCTAGCTCTCCATCAATTTTTCTTAACGCCTTGTTTATTTCTTCTTTTCGTATGCTTGTTTTATATTGAAATGTTAGCTGTGGGTATTCTTCTTCAAGTTGCTTAATCACGAGATGCGATATTTCACCAAGTGTTAAATCGTGTAATTTTGCTTTTTCACCAAAAATACCAACTACTCCTTGAGACTTTTTATGTTGAACTGTCAATCTTGTTGATTGGTTCTTCTTAGCCATTATTATTTTATTTGTTATGTTCTACAAAAATACAAATTTATCTTTTATAGGAAAGGTTTAGGCTTATCAACAATCATTTACCTTACACTTTCGCCCCGAAAAATCCCAAAGGGAAGCCCACTCTCGCCTATCACCCCCAAAACGGGCTTTGATGCTAGGGGAAGGTGGGGTAAGCCCAAGGGCTTATTGAGGTTCTCGGCGGGGTCTTAGTAGAAGTGGACTTGGTGGTTGAGCTAAAACTCTTCGTAGATAACGGCAAAATTGGGGTTCGTAACGTACTCCTCTGGGTCTTTAACCTCGTACACTTCCTAAAAAACCAACACAACTTTCTAAAAGACCAACTCTAGTAGGCTAAAGACCCCGTACACTTTCTAAAAAACCAACACAACTTTCTGAAAGACCAACTCTAGTAGGCTAAAGACCCTGTACACTTTCTAAAAAACCAAGTCAGCCTCGTAATTAGCGAGGCTGACTTGATTTTTTAGGAACTCAAAATTATTCTTTAGGAGCCGCAGCTTTGTCTGCCCTTCTGCCACGACTAGCGAAAAACTGTGCCAGCTCTCTCTGCTTGGCTTCGTAGCCTGGCGCCGAAGTCCCTACCATAAAATTGGTATAGGCATAATCTACCAAGGCGTCTTGATAGTTATCATAATCGTGGAGGGTTCTGGCATTTTTAAGGTTTTGTAGCAGCGTTTCTAGCCTGTCTATAATGTTGGTGAGATGGGTACGGCTGCTAAAGTCTTTATCAAACTCTGCCCAATCTACCTGTGGTGTCTGTAAGCTAGGCATACTTTTGTGAAAATCATTCACTCGATTAACGAAGAGCTTGTTTTGCTCATTGATGCTACCGTACCTCTTGCGGTCTTCCGAGGTTAGATTTACATTTACTTCTGCCAGTTCTGCCTCTAGTTTGGCTAATGCTTCTACCACCTTAGCTACTTTGTCTTCGCTTAGATGGCTGTTTCTTAAGTTACTTAAACTCATAATTCATTAGATTTTTAGGTTAATGACTGATGGGGTCTTTCGCTGTTTGCCACCAGCTTTTACTTTTTTATACTTTGCCTTAATGGAGATAAGGCGTGGCTAATATAATAAATAATAAACATTAAAAGGAGCAAAAATGCTCCTTTTTTCTTAAACTCCCTTAATGAAATTGGCTACTAAAGACCTTGGATAAGCCCTGTATCTTCTTTTTTATCTTTATTCAAAAGGTTCGGGGTTTCTTTTGCTAGGCGGTTTTTAGTTGGGATTTTGTAGTTTATAGAAAGTCCGAAGCTACGGCTGTCCCACTTATTAAAGAGTACAACATTGGGCGTTTGTGCTAGAGAACGCACCTGCATTCTTTGTCCGTTTAAAATATCATTAGCAAATACCGAAACACTCAAACGGTCGTGCATAAACTTCTTGGAAAGTGTAAGGTCTAGCGTGTTCATAAACGGTTTATCGGCTACAAAATAGTAGTAGTTTCCGTTTGTTGTAAGGTATCCAAAATTAGCTACTAGCTTGATATCTTTCGGAAGTATAAACTGCGACATCAGGTTCAAAATCCAAAATCCTTTGGTTTTCACTTCTGGAATTTCGTGTTTTTGGTAGCCCGCATAGAGGTACATAAAGTTGATTTTATCTGGATTAAAATTCATCTTCATCACCTCGCTTAACGGTTTATGGAATAGCATAAACGGCAACGGAAGCCCTACATTAAAGTTGTGGATTCTAAATTGCGATAAATTCTCCTGACGATGAACAATCACATCTCCCTGACGAATAATCATCTGAATGAGCTGATTTTTAGCCACGCTTACATTATAGCCGATAAAGGCATAGTCAAACGCGGAAAGTTTAGCCTCATAGTTGTCAAAAATCGTCGGTTGGAGTTCGGGATTACCCGTCGTCCAAAGGTTTCCGTTAGCAAAGGTATTGTTGTTAGGGTTAAGGGCAGAAATGCTAGGCAGCGTAATTTTTTTGTTATAGTTTAAAGCAAAATAAACCTGCTTACCAAAGTTGTACTGTACGCTTGCATTGGGGAAAAACCTAAACTGATTAAAAGGGATTAGTTGTTTATTAGACTTTGTAGTTACATTGTAAGCCTCTCCTGAAATATCGTAATCTTCGGCACGAGTTCCTGCTATGAAATCAAATTTCCCTAAAGTGGCTTGTAACTCTACATAAGACGAGGCGGTTTGCCTTTGATAATCTAAATTGGTAATACCTCCAGACTGAGTATTAAAGTCTAGCTTCTCGTACAACCCACCAAAACTGATTTTACCTTCATCTAAAATATTTATCGGTTGAGAGTAATCTACCTTAAAAGTAGAAATTCTGGCATCTGATAGATTGTCTAATGTCAATTCACTTCTTCCAACGCCGTTAAATATTTGATTTTCCTGCTGGAATTTGTTATCATTCTTATTGAATGAAAATTTAAAATCTAATTTTTTATTTTTATCATCGAATTTCTTCTGATAAGTGGCGATAAACTCGTGTCTATCTCCCAATGAATTGGTTTCGTCTAATCTTTCGTAAGGCACTCCTAAAATAATACCGCTACTATTTGTTCTAGCATCATTGTTATTATGGTTAAGGTCGTAGTTTAACAATAATCTGTCTTGACCAATATCCAGAGTCATTGCCGCTTTAATAAAAGAACCACGCCCCCATCGGTCGGTAAATACAGAGGTAATATTATCGGTATTCCCTCTAAGTAGAGATTCTCTGTAATTTTGCCCCACATTAAGCTGCCAACCAAACCATTTATTTTTAGCGTTAAGTAAAACGGAGTTATTAGTTCGGCTGCGTACTTTTTCTTCATTGGTAAAAGAGTAATTGCCAGAATAAGTAGCTGTAAGGTAGTTTTTAGCTGTTTTGGAAGTGATAATATTAAGGATTGCTCCTCCAGAAGTTGCAGGAAATTCTGCCCCTGGTTGTGTGATAATCTCTATTCGTTCTATAGAATTAGCTGGCATACCTTCTAGAAAGGCATTCAGTTCGTTACTGGAAATATTCAGCGGTCTGCCGTCCATAAAGACCTCTAGCATTTTACCTTGATAAAGCATACCTGCCACATCAGATGACACAAGCCCCGGTAATTTTTTTATCCCATCTAAAGCTGTCCCTGAATTAAGTTGAGGCTGTTCCGAAAAATCAAAAATTGTTCTATCTGCTTTTTGTTCTACTGCCTTTTTGGTTTTGGTAATGGTAACTTCTTCTATCTTTTTCTCTTTTGAGCCACCTTTCTCTTGTGCCATCACATAAAATGAACTCACTAAAGACAATAGAATTAATTGTTTTTTCATTGTGTTATATTTTATAGCATGGTAGGTCGCAAAGCGTTTAGCTTTTGTTACATTTTGTAAAAAATTCTGCTAGATTTTTTACATCTTTTAATTATTAAAGTTAAATTTGCCACTTTATGAAACAGCATCTACTGAAACAAAAACAAATTCTATTCTTTATTATAGCAGGTGGTTTGAGTGCTATAGTAGAGATAGGTTCTTTTAAGTTGCTTAGTATTATTATCCCACAATGGTTGCCCTTAGAACTAGATTTTATGGGCGTGCATTACCCTTTGAGTAATATTTTGTCTACTAGTAGTGGCATTATTACCAACTATTTCTTGAGTATTTGGTTTGTATTTCAGAGGGGCAAACATTCTAAGAAGAGAGAGTTCGCTTACTTTATGGGGGTTTCTGTTTTTTCTACTTTTTTGAGTCTTATATTCTTCCAAGTTTTCTTTTGGTGGGTTTTTGAAAGTTATCTTAAACTATGGTTCTTTACCTTCAGCCGAGAAATACTTAGCAAAGTATCAGCCATCGCTCTGGTATCTATACTCAACTATAGTGTGAAAAAACGAGTGGTATTCAACGGATAAAATTTTCAAAATTATGGTGGCACTGGTTTATCTATGGCGTTTATGGTTTGTGATACTAAACATTGTTCTAGTGCTAATACTAGGACCTTGGGTTTATCTTTTTTCATTTAGAAAGGGGCACTACAAAATTTGTTATTTTTTTATTAGACTTTGGGCGTTAGGCGTATTCTATGGTATGGGCTTTAGATACGAGTTGATTAAAAAAACTTCAAAAAGTCTTAATCCTAACATACAATACATCGTAATTGCCAACCATACTTCTGTGATTGATGTTATGCTGATGGTTATCTTATTACCTAATCACCCTATTTGTTTTGTAGGAAAAAAAGAATTGGTAAAAATCCCCATTTTCGGAACCATTTACAAGAGAGTAGCGGTGATGGTGGACAGAAACAGCCCGAAAAGCAGAGCCGAAGTGTACACAAGGTCTGCCGAAAGAATGAGAAGTGGACAAAATATGGTGATTTTCCCTGAAGGTGGCGTTCCTGATGACACAAGCATTGTTCTAGACAATTTTAAGAACGGAGCCTTCTCCCTAGCGGTGGAACATAGTATGCCACTAGCTATATTTACGTTCATCGGGCTTAAGGAAATGTTCCCTTTTGATAATTCTAAAGGTTATCCTGGTAAAATAAAAGTATTCTTGAATGAGATTATTGATAATCCTATAACCTATAATGTAGAGGAACTTAAAGTAAAGGCACATCAACTTATCAAAAACACACTAGAAGAAAACACTCTGTAATATAAAATAATAAATTATCTTTGCTCTTATAATTTTTAACAATGGAACAAAATACAGCACAAACCAAATGGTCTCAATTTATATCCCTAATTATTGTATTCTTCTTTTGGGGATTTGTAGCCGCAAGTAACGATATTCTTATTCCTGTTTTTAAGAAGAGTTTTACTCTTTCTCAGGTGCAGTCTCAACTAGTCGCGTGGGCGTTCTATGCGGCCTATTTCATAGGTTCGGTTATATTTTTCATTATATCGTTGTTTAGTGATATTCTGCAAAAATTTGGTTACAAGAAGACCTTAGCCTTCGGATTGGTAATTTCCGCGATTGGTGCCTTTTTATTTGTACCAGCAGCTAGTAATCATAGTTTTGGGTTCTTTTTAACAGCTTTGTTTATTGTAGGATTAGGATTTTCTGTTCAACAGATTGTTGCCAATCCTCTCGCTATTAAAATGGGAAGCCCCGAAACTGGTGCTCACAGACTAACCTTAGCAGGAGGCATCAACTCTTTGGGAACTACCATCGGTCCTATTTTATTAGGATTAGCTCTTTTCGGAACGGGAGGCAACGGAGATACTAGCCTAAACCTCAACGATGTTAAATTGCCGTTTATCATACTTGGTATTGCTTTTATACTAGTAGCGGTATTTATGCTATTTTCTAAAATAGAAGACCCCTCTAAAGACCTCACTTCAGATGAAGTAGATAATACAGATAAAGATTCCTCCTTCAATATCTTTAATTATCCGCAACTCCTATTAGGAATGCTTGCCATTTTCATTTATGTAGGTGTTGAGGTTTCTATTATTAGTAATTTACCTGCTTTATTACACACTGCAGAATTTGGTAATGTTTTAGAACATAATATTGCTCCTTTTGTATCGCTCTATTGGGGTAGCTTGATGATTGGAAGATGGAATGGAGGCATCAATGTTTTCAACACCTCGTCTTCTACTAATTTAGCTTTAAAATTTATTGTTCCGTTCATAGCATTCGGAATTATTTTAGGTGCTAACCATCTAAGTGGAAAAGATATTTCTGCATTTTACATTTACCCTATTTGGATTTTGATTTTTATCGTTATGAGTTTCCTAGGTGGCAAAAACGCAGGAAAAACACTAATGATTTTTGGCGTAGCTGGTGCAGTAATGATGATTTTAGGTTTATTTTACCCAGACAAAGAAATTGCTAAATATTTCTTTATTTCAGGTGGATTGTTTTGCTCTATTATGTGGCCTTCTATTTTTGACTTGGCAATCGCAGGGCTTGGTAAAAACACAGGTAAAGCCTCTTCGTTCTTAGTAATGATGATTCTAGGAGGTGGTGTTATCCCTTTGATACAAGGGTGGGTTTGCGACCACGACCTCACTTCTCCAAACGGAATTTTAGGAATGACTTATACGCATTTCTCGTACATTATTCCTGTGATATGCTTCAGTTATTTGGCATTTTATGGTTTCATTACTCCTAAAATCCTTAAAAAGAAAGGAGTTATCTTATCTGAGAACTCTAATGGTGCACACTAGTGATTTACATAAAAAGAAAAGATTTTGGGCAGGCGTTTTGTTTGCCCAATTTGTTTTATTCTATATTCTATCCAAAATTACTTTAGCCGTTGAATTCTTCAACTCTCTTTTTGAACTAAAAAAAGAAATACATCAATATCTTTCATCTTTGTTTCCGTTTTCTATTGGAGATATATTGTACATCGTTTTATTTGTAATCCTCATTTATAACTTAGTTTCAATATTTAAAAAGAAAAAACAATTATTACTAAAATTATTAGTGGGAGTTAATATATTCTATTTCATATATCAAAGTTTTTGGGGAATGACTTATTTTCAACCACCAATAATAAATCTTTTACCCAAAGAAGAACCTAGTATCAACGAGGCTAAAACTCTCGCTATTAAATACCTCAACTTATGTAAAGAAAGTAGAGCACAAGTCACCGAAGATTCTAACGGTATTTTTAAGATAAAAAATTTAAGTATTATAACCTCTGAAATTCTTAACCAACAGAAGCAACTTCCTTTAGGTTTAAACTCTAAAACAACAACTGACATCTCCAACTTCAAACCTAGTATTTTTTCCTTTATAATGAATGATACAGGTATTTTAGGATATTACAATCCTTTTTCTGCCGAAGCTCAATATACCCCTAATCTTCCTGACACCTATTTGCCATTTACTTTAGCCCACGAAAGTGCTCATCAGCTAGGTTACGCAAGGGAGCAAGAAGCTAATTTCATAGGTTATCTCATAGGAATCAATAGTGATAATATTGACCTAAAATATAGCACTCAATATTTTACTCTCAAAAGTTTACTTAACTCGTTAGTAGATACAGAACCTCAATTCGTTGAAAAAATCCTTAGTGAATATTCTGACGGAATGAAACGAGACCGAGCTTATGAGAAAGATTTTATAAATAAACATACAGGACTCATTTCTGATTTTTTCGGACTAACCAACCATCTATTTCTAAAGTCTAATCAGCAAGAAGGCAGAATTACTTACTCTTATTTCATTGAACTTTTAATCAAGTACGAACGACTTTCTATCACTAATTAAAAAGAGTCATACTGTAATAGCATGACTCTCTTAAAAACACAAATGATGAAAAAAAATATTACTCAAAGGAAAATTCCCTCCCTTTTCCTTAGGTCCCCCAAATATACATTTTTTTATTTATATTACAAATGCTAACAAATCATTTATGTAATGATTTATCATCAATCATTTATTTAGCAATGCTTTATAAAAAATCAATACGACTAACTTTACCCTTTCAATGACTTTAAGAAATGGTACTGTGAGAATTTGTTTATAATCATTTATTGTTAAATTTTGAACAAGACCTCTAGCACAGCCCTCTTGTAACATTTTTTTTATAATCCCAATAGCTCTTCGCTGCAAGATAACATGCATTTCGCTATCTCCTCTATAATAGAATAAAACTTCTCTCTCTTTATATAGTTGCATCAGTGACAACATCTTTTTTAAGTTCATTTTCGTATTGGTTATACTATTG
The genomic region above belongs to Riemerella anatipestifer and contains:
- a CDS encoding adenine-specific methyltransferase EcoRI family protein encodes the protein MARNATNKLLQKAKKSKSDEFYTQLCDIESELQHYKSHFQDKVVYCNCDDPRVSNFYKYFASNFKELGLRRLITACYQRQETDLFSATNVKNGFFFEYLGQNKPIEVKSFKGDGDFRSSESIELLKQADIVVTNPPFSLFREFVEQLIKYNKKFLIIGNINAITYKEIFKLIKENKAWLGINLGRGISGFIVPEHYELYGTEARIDDFGNRIVSPNNCLWLTNLDNFKRHEDIKLTKTYFGNENKYPKYDNYDGINVDKTEDIPLDYDGGMGVPITFLHKFNPEQFEIIKFRKGNNGKDLSINGKFPYFRILIRNKKVKNVVRVQRENQPLASVWLSGR
- a CDS encoding GtrA family protein, which gives rise to MKQHLLKQKQILFFIIAGGLSAIVEIGSFKLLSIIIPQWLPLELDFMGVHYPLSNILSTSSGIITNYFLSIWFVFQRGKHSKKREFAYFMGVSVFSTFLSLIFFQVFFWWVFESYLKLWFFTFSREILSKVSAIALVSILNYSVKKRVVFNG
- a CDS encoding NADP-dependent malic enzyme; protein product: MSSKTNRDEKNFRQAALDYHRAEPKGKIEVIPSKPHSSQRDLSLAYSPGVAEPCLEIEKDPAMAYEYTGKSNLVAVISNGTAVLGLGDIGAEASKPVMEGKGLLFKIFADINVFDIEIDEKDPDKFIQIVKAIAPTFGGINLEDIKAPEAFYIEQRLKEELDIPLMHDDQHGTAIISAAALINALELAGKKIEDVKLVVNGAGAAAIACTKLYMELGLRKENILMCDSKGVINHKRQNLTPEKLDFVAETDLETLEDALKGADVFVGLSKGDVMSAEMLSSMAENPIVFGLANPTPEIDYNLAKATRSDVIMATGRSDYPNQVNNVLGFPYIFRGALDVQAKGINEAMKLAAVKAIADLAKEPVPEAVILAYNLKGLSFGRDYFIPKPFDNRLITRVSVAVAKAAMESGIARKNIEDFEAYENHLLDRMGKDEKLIRMMQNRARSNPKRVALGNGEEYNVIKAAQILYEEGIAEPILLGDKKLIKEKMKEFGIELNVKIVDPNDEEQQENRRKYRETLWKLRNRKGINEYKAKRFVRNRDYFGPLMLKHGDTDALIVGFSKNYSSVLKPVLEVIEKEPGVDKVASMMMILSGKKPRFFADTSINKNPTAEDLVNIAKMSELTVKSFAIEPRIAMLSYENFSSISETSQKVAKAVEILHKKYPNMVVDGEIQPDFAMNSDHLADYPFSKLGDTPANVFIFPNLESANISYKIIRGMRVAQTIGPILMGLKQPVHVLQMRSSVDEIVNLATIAVLDAQRREGNK
- a CDS encoding lysophospholipid acyltransferase family protein; the protein is MVALVYLWRLWFVILNIVLVLILGPWVYLFSFRKGHYKICYFFIRLWALGVFYGMGFRYELIKKTSKSLNPNIQYIVIANHTSVIDVMLMVILLPNHPICFVGKKELVKIPIFGTIYKRVAVMVDRNSPKSRAEVYTRSAERMRSGQNMVIFPEGGVPDDTSIVLDNFKNGAFSLAVEHSMPLAIFTFIGLKEMFPFDNSKGYPGKIKVFLNEIIDNPITYNVEELKVKAHQLIKNTLEENTL
- a CDS encoding BadF/BadG/BcrA/BcrD ATPase family protein; amino-acid sequence: MIAIVDGGSTKCDWVILNPNGSFKLKTETIGFNPNIIQIDLIPKEIMKNQDLSQLQSSVTQVFFYGSGCGIAENKAVVEQQLKKVFTNAKIVVSEDLTAAAYAAYRGVPAIVCILGTGSNSCYFDGTNVRSDLPSLGFLIGDEGSGSALGKHLLRRFFMKKLPADLHQDFVDTYNLSIEEAIKNMYHNPRANAYLASFNQFIAERKLHPYLQNLVFDEMKNFLDYHVLPYKEAKEAEINFIGSIAYVYEDSLRAAAAELNLRVGTIVQRPIESLVNYHKKYILEI
- a CDS encoding outer membrane beta-barrel protein, coding for MKKQLILLSLVSSFYVMAQEKGGSKEKKIEEVTITKTKKAVEQKADRTIFDFSEQPQLNSGTALDGIKKLPGLVSSDVAGMLYQGKMLEVFMDGRPLNISSNELNAFLEGMPANSIERIEIITQPGAEFPATSGGAILNIITSKTAKNYLTATYSGNYSFTNEEKVRSRTNNSVLLNAKNKWFGWQLNVGQNYRESLLRGNTDNITSVFTDRWGRGSFIKAAMTLDIGQDRLLLNYDLNHNNNDARTNSSGIILGVPYERLDETNSLGDRHEFIATYQKKFDDKNKKLDFKFSFNKNDNKFQQENQIFNGVGRSELTLDNLSDARISTFKVDYSQPINILDEGKISFGGLYEKLDFNTQSGGITNLDYQRQTASSYVELQATLGKFDFIAGTRAEDYDISGEAYNVTTKSNKQLIPFNQFRFFPNASVQYNFGKQVYFALNYNKKITLPSISALNPNNNTFANGNLWTTGNPELQPTIFDNYEAKLSAFDYAFIGYNVSVAKNQLIQMIIRQGDVIVHRQENLSQFRIHNFNVGLPLPFMLFHKPLSEVMKMNFNPDKINFMYLYAGYQKHEIPEVKTKGFWILNLMSQFILPKDIKLVANFGYLTTNGNYYYFVADKPFMNTLDLTLSKKFMHDRLSVSVFANDILNGQRMQVRSLAQTPNVVLFNKWDSRSFGLSINYKIPTKNRLAKETPNLLNKDKKEDTGLIQGL
- a CDS encoding EcoRI family type II restriction endonuclease; the encoded protein is MAKKNQSTRLTVQHKKSQGVVGIFGEKAKLHDLTLGEISHLVIKQLEEEYPQLTFQYKTSIRKEEINKALRKIDGELGQTLFVPNSSVKPDGGIIEVKDDNGNWRIILVSEAKHQGKDIENIRKGRLVGKANNQDLMAAGNAIERSHKNISEIANFMLLESHFPYVLFLEGSNFLTETVSIERPDGRIVRLEYNSGILNRLDRLTAANYGMPINTNLCVNKFIKHKDKTIMLQATSIYTQGKGEKWDNKEMFDIMLTISKTSLKVLGSDLFNQITKNK